A region of Paraburkholderia largidicola DNA encodes the following proteins:
- a CDS encoding excinuclease ABC subunit A — translation MKRHLICAAVFACLASHAFARDSVETYPVANALASEPGKVGDDIPLYFAGQKHPMVVKSYGEFATNKKTNAFGKSDETACQHVFLSAVIELQDRARKEGGNAVINIKSNYKNEVRESATEFTCGAGAVIAGVALKGDVVTLKK, via the coding sequence ATGAAGCGTCACCTGATTTGCGCAGCTGTCTTCGCATGCCTTGCCTCGCACGCGTTCGCCCGCGACAGTGTCGAGACCTATCCTGTTGCCAATGCGCTCGCTAGCGAGCCGGGCAAAGTCGGCGACGATATCCCGCTGTATTTTGCGGGGCAGAAGCATCCGATGGTCGTGAAGAGCTACGGCGAGTTCGCGACGAACAAGAAGACCAACGCATTCGGCAAGAGTGACGAGACGGCGTGCCAGCACGTTTTCCTGTCGGCCGTGATCGAGCTTCAGGATCGCGCGCGCAAGGAGGGCGGCAATGCCGTCATCAACATCAAGAGCAATTACAAGAACGAAGTGCGCGAGAGCGCAACGGAGTTCACCTGCGGTGCGGGCGCGGTGATTGCTGGTGTCGCGTTGAAGGGCGATGTGGTGACGCTGAAGAAGTAA